The Fluviicola sp. genome contains a region encoding:
- a CDS encoding TraB/GumN family protein, giving the protein MYKIGCLLFLLNCFQALGQEGEKEYQLLWEVKAPRTKKISYIFGSMHSNDPRLFNFPDSLYSAFASVDAVVLETDVTQIYDQYDVRLNLFNFDLFDKKRSFASSKKATQTVYGSEDGRPQFLDAYFQQTGYCGGKGFYQLETVQDQLKLAENPELFNTRAAINGLFFTKEAFIQTYINGDIASLTNMLKAQFKSSPEAYDELITKRNQIMVKGLDTLMRKRTVFCAIGSGHLYGTDGVLQLLRQKGFQVRAVKATYDNTTATAKKLVQSWRTYAVTDEENSFRMTFGGKPTKLTDDNKEHYIYQELGQGNTFELLIHGSSDYLDDHRYNFLENDIAQTKEFILDDGAKGIEGLVLDPIKGYQWKRFIQFGDVCYELICYGGNKFMHSDRPLKFFQKFEILTEKE; this is encoded by the coding sequence ATGTACAAAATCGGATGCTTGCTTTTTCTGCTGAACTGCTTTCAGGCCCTGGGCCAGGAAGGGGAGAAAGAGTACCAGCTATTGTGGGAAGTCAAAGCACCGCGGACGAAGAAAATCAGTTATATTTTCGGGAGTATGCATTCCAATGATCCGCGTTTGTTCAATTTCCCGGATTCGTTGTACAGTGCTTTTGCCAGTGTGGATGCAGTGGTGCTGGAAACAGACGTTACCCAAATCTACGACCAGTACGATGTGCGCCTGAATCTCTTCAATTTTGACCTGTTCGATAAGAAACGTTCTTTTGCAAGTTCCAAAAAGGCGACACAAACTGTTTACGGGTCGGAAGACGGAAGGCCGCAATTCCTGGATGCTTATTTTCAGCAAACCGGCTATTGCGGGGGCAAAGGATTTTATCAGCTGGAAACCGTCCAGGATCAGTTAAAATTGGCGGAAAACCCGGAATTGTTCAATACGAGAGCGGCAATCAACGGGTTATTCTTTACCAAAGAGGCGTTTATTCAAACGTATATCAACGGTGATATTGCTTCGCTGACCAACATGCTGAAAGCACAATTTAAAAGTTCACCGGAAGCATATGATGAATTGATCACCAAGCGAAACCAGATCATGGTGAAAGGACTGGATACCCTGATGCGCAAACGAACCGTTTTTTGTGCAATCGGCTCAGGACATTTGTACGGAACAGATGGTGTGCTGCAATTATTGAGACAGAAAGGATTCCAGGTTCGTGCGGTCAAAGCCACTTACGACAATACAACGGCAACAGCCAAAAAATTGGTTCAATCCTGGAGAACTTACGCGGTCACAGATGAAGAAAATTCCTTCCGGATGACTTTTGGCGGGAAACCGACCAAGCTTACAGACGATAATAAAGAACATTACATTTACCAGGAGTTGGGACAGGGAAATACGTTCGAATTACTCATTCACGGATCTTCCGATTATTTGGATGATCACCGCTATAACTTCCTGGAAAACGACATTGCACAAACCAAAGAATTTATATTGGACGACGGGGCAAAAGGAATCGAAGGCCTGGTTCTCGACCCGATCAAAGGGTATCAGTGGAAACGCTTCATCCAGTTTGGAGATGTCTGTTACGAACTGATCTGTTACGGCGGAAACAAATTCATGCATTCCGACCGCCCCCTGAAATTCTTCCAAAAGTTTGAAATTCTGACAGAAAAGGAGTAA
- a CDS encoding DUF4143 domain-containing protein produces MIERILEPVLRQKCEESKIVVLKGARRTGRLTLVSRLFNLEDPNTGIIDCSNKKERKAMNDLKELKAFSQDKKVVIIRDAQLLENLQEYIDFAIEQDSLENVLLLCSFEPDLHEDLWEALREQGLELNLFPLSYPESAKFHGLVQEDKSLEQRLIYGYYPEVVAEEEQAEKLISEIIESSIFTQLGASERINKKENLIKLLRHLAFNIGKVISFNDLGKKCGLDNETVERYVKLFAKANLLVLISSYNNGHRYELKKSHVVYFLDNGIRNALIRAFQPLEFRNDVEELWKNFVISERFKANEYAGRKPEVFFWLTHTKQEVDYLEITDGEAFGAKMSWDDSKKIKIPASFSELYPQIKVTGITKKTFWTFLRK; encoded by the coding sequence ATGATTGAAAGAATACTTGAACCGGTCCTGCGTCAAAAATGCGAAGAAAGTAAAATCGTTGTTCTGAAAGGAGCGCGCAGAACCGGAAGGTTAACACTTGTTTCCCGGCTTTTCAATTTGGAAGATCCCAACACCGGCATCATTGACTGTTCGAATAAAAAAGAACGGAAAGCCATGAATGACCTGAAAGAGTTGAAAGCTTTCAGTCAGGATAAAAAAGTAGTCATTATCCGCGATGCACAATTGCTGGAAAACCTGCAGGAATATATCGATTTTGCTATTGAACAGGATTCCCTGGAGAACGTGTTACTGCTTTGTTCTTTCGAACCGGATTTGCACGAAGATTTGTGGGAAGCACTGCGTGAACAAGGCCTGGAATTGAATTTATTCCCGCTGTCGTACCCGGAAAGTGCCAAATTCCATGGCTTGGTTCAGGAAGATAAATCCCTGGAGCAGCGCCTGATCTACGGGTATTATCCGGAAGTAGTGGCGGAGGAAGAACAAGCCGAAAAACTGATCTCCGAGATTATCGAATCGAGTATTTTTACGCAATTGGGTGCTTCCGAGCGCATCAATAAAAAAGAAAACCTGATTAAGTTATTGCGTCATCTGGCCTTCAATATCGGAAAAGTGATTAGCTTCAACGACCTGGGTAAAAAGTGCGGACTGGATAATGAAACCGTGGAACGATACGTGAAGTTATTCGCGAAAGCCAATTTATTGGTCCTGATCTCATCTTACAACAACGGACACCGCTACGAATTGAAAAAAAGCCACGTGGTTTATTTCCTCGATAATGGAATCCGGAATGCCCTGATCCGGGCGTTTCAACCATTGGAATTCCGGAATGATGTAGAAGAGTTGTGGAAGAATTTTGTGATCAGCGAACGCTTCAAGGCCAATGAATATGCAGGAAGAAAACCGGAAGTGTTTTTCTGGCTCACGCATACCAAACAAGAGGTTGATTACCTGGAAATTACGGACGGTGAAGCTTTCGGTGCAAAAATGAGTTGGGATGATTCGAAGAAAATCAAAATTCCGGCTTCGTTCAGTGAGTTATATCCGCAGATCAAAGTAACAGGAATTACGAAGAAAACCTTCTGGACGTTCCTGCGAAAGTAG